A single region of the Vicia villosa cultivar HV-30 ecotype Madison, WI linkage group LG4, Vvil1.0, whole genome shotgun sequence genome encodes:
- the LOC131594306 gene encoding probable sulfate transporter 3.5: MTKLEQEIHHNGVNLSTRRGFGTKLKSGLKETFFPDDPFRQIMEEEKPSRRLIKGVQYFVPIFEWLPNYNLRLFFSDLIAGLTIASLAIPQGISYAKLANLPPLVGLYSSFVPPLVYAVFGSSRHMAVGTIAAASLLIGDTISTVADPIKEPTLYLHLIFTTTFVTGVFQACLGFFRLGILVDFFSHSTITGFMGGTAVILILQQLKGILGLKHFSTKTNLISVIEAIFTNRHEIRWETTLLGIIFLIFLQFTRHLRVKKPKLFWVSAIAPMTTVVVGGVFTYLVKGQNHGIQIVGHLDKGLNPWSIQYLNFDSRYLSAVLRAGLITGVLSLAEGIAIGRSFSVTDNTPHDGNKEMIAFGLMNLFGSFTSCYLTSGPFSKTAVNYNAGCKSAMTNVVQAVLMALTLQFLAPLFGNTPLVALSAIIVSAMLGLINYEEAIYLFKVDKFDFVICMSAFLGVAFISMDMGLMISVGLGVLRGLLYLARPASCKLGKLPDSGIYRDVEHYSNASTVPGILALQIGSPVYFSNSTYLKERILRYVKSEQGSSGDNVEHVILDFTGVNSIDTTGIEGLLETNKVLKRKGIQMSLVNPRLEVMEKLILSKFVEKIGKEKFYLNLDDAVIASQYSSRSKTNNNEETV; encoded by the exons ATGACGAAACTTGAACAAGAGATTCATCATAATGGGGTGAACTTATCAACCCGAAGAGGGTTCGGAACAAAGCTGAAATCCGGGCTGAAAGAAACGTTTTTTCCTGATGATCCTTTTCGACAGATTATGGAAGAGGAAAAACCGTCTCGTAGGTTGATTAAAGGGGTGCAGTATTTTGTTCCAATCTTTGAGTGGTTGCCGAATTATAATCTGAGGTTGTTTTTCTCTGACTTGATTGCTGGTCTCACCATTGCTAGCCTTGCCATTCCTCAAGGCATTAGTTATGCCAAACTCGCAAATCTTCCTCCTCTTGTTGGCCTTT ATTCAAGTTTTGTGCCACCGTTAGTGTATGCTGTGTTTGGGAGTTCAAGGCACATGGCGGTTGGAACAATAGCAGCTGCATCATTGCTAATTGGTGACACAATATCAACTGTTGCTGACCCTATAAAAGAACCAACATTGTATCTTCATTTGATTTTTACAACAACTTTTGTCACTGGTGTTTTTCAGGCTTGTTTGGGTTTCTTCAG GCTTGGAATATTGGTTGATTTCTTTTCCCATTCTACCATTACTGGATTCATGGGTGGCACTGCAGTGATTCTCATCCTTCAACAACTGAAGGGTATTTTGGGATTGAAACATTTTTCAACCAAAACCAATCTTATATCAGTGATAGAAGCCATCTTCACCAATAGACATGAG ATAAGATGGGAAACAACACTTCTTGGAATAATCTTcctaattttcttgcaatttacaagGCATCTG agggttaagaaaccaaaactctttTGGGTATCTGCTATAGCTCCAATGACAACTGTAGTAGTTGGTGGTGTTTTTACATACCTTGTCAAAGGTCAAAATCATGGAATTCAAATT GTGGGGCATCTAGATAAAGGATTAAACCCTTGGTCCATTCAATATTTGAATTTTGATAGTAGATATTTATCAGCAGTGTTGAGAGCTGGCTTAATCACTGGAGTTTTGTCATTAGCg GAAGGAATAGCCATAGGAAGAAGCTTTTCTGTTACTGATAATACACCTCATGATGGAAACAAAGAGATGATAGCTTTTGGACTCATGAATTTATTTGGTTCTTTTACATCATGTTACTTGACTAGTg GACCATTTTCCAAGACTGCCGTGAATTATAATGCAGGGTGTAAGAGTGCAATGACAAATGTGGTACAAGCAGTTCTAATGGCCCTTACCCTACAATTTTTGGCACCACTATTTGGCAACACACCCCTTGTTGCTCTATCAGCTATTATTGTGTCCGCAATGTTAGGGCTCATAAATTATGAAGAAGCTATTTATCTCTTTAAAGTTGATAAATTCGATTTTGTCATTTGTATGAGTGCATTCTTGGGCGTCGCGTTTATAAGCATGGACATGGGCCTTATGATCTCT GTTGGACTAGGTGTGCTTAGAGGACTACTATATTTGGCTAGACCTGCATCATGCAAACTTGGAAAGTTACCTGATTCTGGTATATACAGAGATGTTGAACATTATTCGAATGCTTCAACCGTTCCAGGGATTTTAGCTTTACAAATTGGTTCTCCTGTTTACTTTTCAAATTCTACTTACCTCAAAGAAag GATTTTGAGATATGTTAAAAGTGAACAAGGCTCTTCTGGAGATAACGTGGAACATGTTATACTAGATTTTACag GAGTAAATTCCATTGACACAACTGGTATTGAAGGATTATTGGAGACAAATAAAGTGTTAAAAAGAAAAGGAATTCAG ATGTCATTAGTAAACCCAAGGCTAGAGGTTATGGAGAAGCTAATACTATCAAAGTTTGTTGAAAAGATTGGAAAGGAAAAATTCTATCTAAATTTGGACGATGCAGTGATAGCAAGTCAATATTCATCAAGATCCAAGACAAATAATAATGAAGAGACAGTTTAA